AGGAGCACAAAGGAGACAGGTGCGCTTACACTATTAAAGCTTTCTGAAACAGCAAAGCTTTCCTTTaaagcaggggtgcccaaaccttttgtCTTAATGGGGCGAAAGTGTACTCTCTGTGGTGGGCCGAGGGCCATTACACTATATGCTGTATGGCCCAAAGCATGTGGGCGCATGACCATCACACCTGCATGAGCTTGTTTGATATCCCATTccaaaggctttccacaagatgttggagagtgtctgtctgtccgtctgtctgtccgtctgtctgaatggacaaaaattcccacaaacaaaGTGCCTttgtgatgttggatgagaaggcctggcatGTAATTGTTGTTCCAGTTCTCCCGAAAGGTGTTCgttagggttgaggtcagtgcCTCCACATCAAACTTGTCAAACCACATCTTTATGAAGTTCATTTTGTTCATAAGCACGTAGTTATGCTGGAACAGTTGCAATCATATAATTGTCTTAAATATGTTTGAACGCTGTAGCATTAATGTTACtcttcactagaactaaggggcctgaaaaacagccacagCCCATTAttccacctccaccaaactttactgttgcaCTATGTATTAAAGTAGGTAGGGTTGtactggcatccaccaaacccagattcatcactCTAGAAAATACCTttctactgctccagagtccagggGTAACTATAGACCACTCCAACACTTGGCCTTTTTGCAGCTGcttggtcatggaaacccatttcatgaagcttctaATGCACAGTTCTTGAGCTGATGTTGCTTACAGAGGCAGTGGAAAACTCTAGTGAGTGATATAACAGTGGCCCTACGCCCCCGCTCCGTAGGTCTGTGTGGTCTGCAGCTTTGCAGCAGGGTTGTTGCTCACAGTTACTTCTATTTCAATAATAGCACTGCTACCACTTATCTCTGGAAATTGCATGAGCTTGATTTTATTGAACTGTTATGTTAACAATGGCTCTGactgaaacatctgaactcCGTCATTAGGAGTGTAGAATCTACCTTGTTGAATTCAAGCTTGAAATCTTTGTGGCACAGATTTAAAGATTTGCTGGAAACTTCTTCGGGTGGATCAGCCTGTTTACATTAACAAGCAGTTATATGTATGTGGGATAGTGTCAGATACACATAAGCAACATTAGCTAGCATGTTCATAGtacataaataatatatttccTCTTTCTTAGGTTCTGCCAGGCCTGTCAAGGAGAGCTGAAGGACAAAAGTGTGGGTATCACATCTTGATGTTCTAAAGAAATAGTGTCTGTTTGAACttgttttgtgctggagctatgaggcttaTGTAACTAACAAGTAGTGAACTCTTatgtacaccaattagcattgtgccaAAAAACCCATCAAACTTTGGGCTCTCCTGATCCACCACATATGGACTATTTAATTGGTTGCTGATCTTTGCTTTCCTTCTTAAAGAGGATTTTCACCAATTTTTGACTGATTTCAACAAGATAAAGGTCATTCaggtgtggtttggtgtgagttGGGTCATTGTACCAATTaatttcattacagtggtgatgatgggaaccaggagtcgccatgtctacaacacaaatatagccattttatttactatccaaaaaaaTACCTTTCTTTTAGAGACTTTTGTCCTGACAACcacctgcatgtacccctctgcCATGTAtggatctaaaaaaaaatctcaaaactattgtaaagcaGCATATTtgtgaccatttcatgtaacttTCTATGAGGGAACCAGAGGTGgatttctggttcctatcaccaccactgtaagaaaCTCTATCtcgtttcacaccaaatcgTTGTTCTCGGTTTCTTAATTTCTCTGCAGGTATTCACATGTCCGGCCTGCAGCAGTGTTTTCTGTACGGATTGCGATCTCTTCATCCACGACACGCTGCACTGCTGCCCGTCCTGCATACACAGACAGGGAACATCCTGAGTAGAGACTTTATCACCCTGAACCAACATTACCTCACAGACCAAAACTCTGTTTTACCTGaccatgactttatggagccTCTTCAACTATCTCCTTATCTTACAGCGCTTGGCACGTTTTCCTGCACAGTATGAACCAGCAGCCAGTGATTGTTGGACAAGGGTGGGTATATTTGAGAATAAGTGCTGGACCAGTCTTTGCGGATCCACGTGTACATTCAGCATGTGTAACATGCTCACCGTTACGTCTATTACACGTAAggtgtttacatttgtttactGTACATAGGCTTTAAATGCGTATGAACAGAAACCAAACTTCTCTGAAATCTGCCATTATAATGTATATAGTTCATCTTTTTCAAACGCTTCTGACTTGTATAAGCCAGTTTAgctgtattatattgtattaggGTTCTTGCATCTCAACAGACTTTTGATGTTACAGTAGTGCCACCTGCTGGCTCAGACAAAACACATCTGAGCAATCGGagccaataaaattctgttttgAGATCTGAGAGGTTCTGCTGCTTTTGTCTTCGAAAGGGggccataaatataaatatatgcacGTACACTCGTatgcaaatgacatgttttgttgattgtccAAGGGAAAAGAAGATCCTCTACttacagatttgttttttttcaaatctcCTTGCacgttttctgtttatttgctgagttttacaTATTGGCAAAAAATAAAGATTGTCCAGATTGTTCAGACAATCAACATTTTCCTTCCCCCTGCTCCCCCAAAAGGTGTTataattcagcaaatgaacatttATTATGGGTTTAACGTTGAGGATTGTCCAGTAGTAATGTCTCTCAGCTCTTTTCCTGCTGGACAGACTTGGCTTTGGGCTTCGGTTACCTGGCTAAATTGActacattgtgtttaaaagaaaatgtaattggatgttcagaattcagaaaattagttttgtcagtaatccgatcgagtttacatgcacttgagtaatcagataatggaaaactccgggtctacatcagtcagacagtaatctgatttctgctttgcaaaaAGATGTGacattaatgtaaaaacattgtgccactttaAAATATGAAACCTAAAAATCATCTTGAAGATGCAGGatatttaaattcattttgtcaagcatgtagttggtttcagtgggacagaacagcataaaacattttaacaccactgctatgttttaaactcgagctataggagtttaaaacaccGCCTCATATATgccagtgagcgcgaacagccagtgagcgcgaacagccaatgagctgctccgctcgcccatcaatcagcactcagtagcagtaaagctcaCCTCCTGCTGaaccaaaacctgtttgctgtagaaaaagggAAATATATTGGTAcggtttctttgtttttagtgaaatacatccttctactttctgattttaacttttcgtttttagaTTGTTgggctccatttactcccattcattgaggccTCACTCGCGAGTGCCCTCTGCTggttagcagtcctgtttttgatataacggaggaaataggaagtggccaggctcctcataaacccgTTCTCGTACCGCTGCCTGTTGTTGCACATGTGCAGGATGAGAAAaacagagtaagagtttacatgcactgagaaattaGATTACTAAGCTAAAATCTTACAAGAAAATCACATgctgtttacacgaccatttgaataatcagaaaaCTGCAGGAATCACGATCaaattgagtgcatgtaaacgcactctgTGTTTATATACCACAACAAAAGGGAGCAAATTTTGGTTTTCCATAAGTACAGTTGGTCAGAATACATTTGCATACGTTGGATTACAGCAGCATAGAGAAAATGCTAATGTTTTCAGTGATCAATATGAGAAATACAGACAAAGTGCACATTACTTCCAAGTTGGTCAGGTTTCAGATCTTAACCTatccaaatgttttatttccgATTTCAGCATGAAGACATTTACTTTGTAGAAGGTTCTTTTAAAACTGATAAATCATGAAAACTGTAAGGAATTTAAAACAGCACACAAGTTAAGAAAACACAGTAGCTGGTATTGGTGTGTCTCAGAGAAGtctaacaaaaataataatatttaaaaaaccaTCTTCTCTGTGACACAGTTTAACCCTGAACTAAAAACCATCCTCAAACGAGGACTAGAAAGTGCATTTTAAAAGCCTGTGTTTCATCACAGAAAAGGTGAGGAAAATTAATTGTATAGTTGGTGAAATAATCACATTTATACCGTAATGTAGTTTCTGAATTTCATTCCTTTTGCATTGGAGCTatgatgctaatgtagctaacaagcaatagaGGCTTGTGAGTAATTAGCCACTTAGCATCATGAAAACTGCATGTCTAAGTCATttcacacttgcctcaaactgtgtagAGTCCTTCATGAATCTCTAATTGACGTGTCTATgcggtttctgacactgtattacaCACCGTTGTCTGTAAATATGAGCTGAAATATGCTAGCATAGCTacaaacagtagtagcagcctgTTTTGTCCAGCAGTCTGTCGTACAGTTTTTGTAAACAAGTGTACTGTGTAGATTGTTCTGCCAGACTATTCTTTTCATTTCCTCAACTTTTCTGTGGTAAAAGACCAACGTTTTCCTCCTTTTTggcttttcatattttttttttttttataaaaagcCTTGACCTTCAAAAATATGATGGCAATGATTAATCTTCTTCAAATTTGTTCAAAAATGTACTTCGTTACTTTTGAAGGAATTCCATCAAATTTTCTCCATTACTCAGTTGTTGAGCTGTAATCATGCAGGCTGGTTTATGGTTCATTGCAGAAAAGCCCACTGActtcttacagtggtggtgataggaaccaggggtcacaatgtctacaacacaaacaagccgttttatttacttaatCAGGCAGCATGTTCTTGGccagtttatatttatttagaggtggacgtctgattcactaccactgtgaacaattctgacttttctgaagtttttctacaatgaagAATTTCCCATccacccactctgaatgactttgtttacatctcaaccgtaTAATTTTGCaaagattttggaaaaaatggTGCAGATACTTTTTTGAAGACCAGCAGTGTGTCCATACCAATCACACACATTTCAGCCAATTTCACCATTCAGCAGGCCCTATTTCTCAAAtacgtttttattttcttcGTACGGTCGTTCAGTACGAGCTGTTGGCTCAGGTCAGGTCGGGTCTTGTGCGGTCAAGGGCTTCACAGCTCTGTGTGTTTGAACTGGTCGTCTAGCTGGGCTGGTTCTGGATGGTTCTTGTCCAACCAGGCTTGGAGCAGAGGGAGATTCTTGTCCATCCAGCGAATGTTCTCTTCCACGTTCTCCAGGGCCTGTTGGATGCAGCGCAGCTCAGCGCCCGTCTCAGCAGTTAAGGAACGGAAGAATTCCCGAATCTGATGGACAGAGGAGAGATGTGTTATGGCATGTGAAGTGTAGCATTGTGGATGGGTGGTATAACCATAATTACTGAAACCAAAGGCCTCAGTTTTGAGCAACTATTGTTCTAGTATATAAGGTTGTTACATGTAATGagaagtctagccattcaccTGTAACGGAATATATAGCATGATAACTATGCTGCCTTCATATGTTAAGGAACATGCTGCAGACTTTACAGCTGAACGTCCTCTTTACTAGAGGAGCCTTAGGAAACACTTTTGGTCCCTGAGTTTAAGGACATCAACTTTACCCTTTCATCATGGTAAAAGTTTCAGTGGTCAGTGcaagtaattatttattataacttGCTTTTGGAGGTTATGATTTACAATCTGTGCAATCGAGGCTAACGTGTAAGTATAGACTGAATTACTGGCACTTTTTACAAAGGGGGAAAATGTTAGTAATATACTAAAGTATAGTATAGTAAGTATAGTAAAGTACATAAGGTGAGTTAACAGGCTAACATTAATGACCAATTAGCAGCCAAAGTAagtttttcagacttttaaaatACTATTTGTACTGCGCATAAGAAATACACACAATAGAAAGCACTTATTAATACTGGACGGAGAAATAAATTGTTATAAATTTTTTTGGCCATCGTAGAGCCTGGATCAAACATTTTGATACACACCTCTTCCAGCATCTCTCTGGTAGAGTACTGACTGGTCACACCTGTTACCATGTGTGCAATGGAGTGAGAGCCGAGGTCGAACCTGAAGATAAAGGTCAAGGTGGAGGGACATTAGCAGACTTTTCACATATTTCAAAGATTATTATCGGGACATCACTGTGATAAGAAATGGTTTGATGAAAATTCATATTTAAGCATTTTTCTACCTTTCTCCAAACTCAAGGCGACAGCCTaaatatgtttggtgtctgaagcttgATTCTGTACATttgagctacgaggctaatgtagcaaacaagtaatggaagcttgtaAACCACAGGTTAGCATAAAACATTAGCCCCAGGGATCCCTGTATTCGCCTCatagctccactgcaaaactgaaataaatcataCTTTGGACATTACGTGTGTAGTTGCTAACTGATTACATTTGAGGATAGCATTGTAAATTAGATGGTTTTTACCTGAACTTTTAAAGCCTATTATCATGTTCTGGCAAGTAATCAGTAGCTCAAACAGATTCAGTCTGTTCAACGTCCAGATGGGCTTTTAGAGCTACGATGTTTCCACTCACTTTTTCACAAGCGAGTGCCAGTTGGCCCTCAGGAAGTCCCAGGCGTGTTTATAGCCTTTAGGGTTCCTGCTGATTGATGTCACGACGTACGGTAGGTCCTGCATCTTCATCACCGAGCCCTCCAAACTCTGCTCCATCATCCtacagtgagggagagaagaagaaggtTGGACAGAATGACAGATTTCCATGAATTCCGTGCTGGTCTGAGCTGGGCTAAGCAGGTTTATGCAGGTGtcatgctggtctggtgctggtttagctcgTCACTAACCATGATCATGTTGGCTGACCTGCATAACAGCATCCAAAACAAAGTATACTGGTTTTGACCAGCTAcgctggtctatgctgttttttttttgttttttttttttatcaaggGTGATGCTTCAAGGCTGAAGCCTCACCATTTGAGTTTGTGAGCAAGAGGAGAGATGGACAGGGCAGATTTAATTCGGCTCTTCAGTGACGTATAAAGGGATTCGCGGTACTTCTCGAACATGAAGTCCCAGCCCTCCTCGGTGCGAGCACCAACCGCAAACACAGCAAGGCTGATGTCATTAGGGAGACTGTGAAGGAAatcaaacagacagagagaaattcTTTCAGTACAGGAACACATTGGTTTTTATTCATCCAAGCTGTGCAGATCTGACTGCTTTTAATGAGGCGCAAGTAATTTGCATCTGATTTGTAAAACTCAgcttcagtgcgtgaaatcaagcgccagcctATCAGCACttaatttacatatcatttacatgaagcacactCCACTTCATGCAGttgtttgagaaaaaaaaaacaataaaatgacagcattccACAACTCGTGAGCCAATGGCTGTGCATGTTGGTGGAGATTGAGGCCGGGCAGTGAatgcactgctccccctactgaccaaactaTATAGTGCTAAAATAGAGATAAAATGTGAGATTCATAAACGTCTCAGTTATGTCAAGGTGATAGAATGATATGATTGTGTAAAGTGATTATTTTCACATGAAATAACACTATTTTATTACTGCGATGTCTGCACATGTGGTGTTTTGTATTATTATGGGCAATGTCAGTGGTGTAAtacaaaagcacagtgtaatatgACCTTATATGGAATATGGAATAGTTGAAACATTTGTTTATACTAATGTGTATGTAAAATAAGTACATTCACTTTTGTAGTGGATTGCCATGGGtactcatttttttattattattggaaTTGTAgattattttgattatatttTTTGTTAGTTAACAAGCACATCATGCAAAAGCTATCATAAAAAACATTCATAagaatttcatgtaataactttctgttattatttagaggtattaaactcttcagacgtttggtttccatcaccaccactgtgaacaactgtggTAAGTTTCTCCTGAAAAAAGCAGCTAACTTCAAACCACATCAAATGACTGtgtttaaatattcaaatcaacAAGACTACAGGATAATACCAgcaatatgggttgaaaagagAAGGAGCTAAGGATCATAAGAGCTGATGTCTGACCTCATGTTGCCGTCGGACTCCTTCCACTTGTTGAAGAGCTGGGTGGCAGTGGAGACGCAGGGAGGGTGACCCCTCACGCAGGCAAAGAGGAGCAGGTAGCTGCGCAGCATCCTCTCAGATACTGAACCGTCGTCAGTCCACGCCTGCCCATCTATGAGCTCATGGAACAGGTGCACGATGTAGCCCTGAACAGGGTTATTAAGAAATTTCAACCATAAACAAATTAGGTACaaattgaaagtttagaatctgccaTTTCAACAGAATTtatcaatatataaataaatatgaataactttCAGTAGAACATTATTTTCGGCCTGAAACTAGGCATCtttaaaaacagccttttttctaCCTTTTCTATGCAGAAACAGGTGATGAGGTCCAAACAGTTTCATCCATATAAAATTCCATAAAAAAGTTCTTCCCATGTCTGACCTTCATCTGGTTCTCCAGCACCTCCATGTCCCTTTTCTCCATCAGTTTGTAGAGCGGGACGAGCTCACTGAGGCCCTGCGTCACAGGCATGATCTCTGTCTCGTGGCTCAGATACAGCGTCAGGTCCAGAGCTTTGTCCAGCGGTAGTTTCCCCACACTGACCAACAAGAGCAAAAGGTATCTCAAAATATTTAATCTGGATACAGTTTAAGCCTATTCAAATTTTATTAGTTCACACTAGACAAATCTTCAATAAGCAAAGAGCAAGAACAATTTTCTTGAGAGAAACTCAGGGAAATTAGTTCAATCATTATATTGGAGTCCAAGAACACCTGGCCAAGCAAGGCCCGGCAGATGGCTAACCTGACCAACTGAAAGACATTGTTGATGAGGCTGGCCCGGTCATTGCTGCTGAGGGCGGTGTGGTTGTGTTTGAGCAGAGTGATGAGGTTGTCCCAGCCCGACCCCTCATAGTGGACGATGTAATATCCGCTCATGTCCACGTTAAACTTCACCCAGTCCACTTCTTCAGGCAGGTACAGCACATCTGAGAGCAGCAAGAAACATTTTGTATTAAGAACCTGTAATGACAGCAACTTTATATGAACAAAATGTGATTAAATCTAGATTTGGTGAAATGTCCTTAGTGTTTGTGCATATCTTTGTGCCAACTGCAGACCTAACGtgtgtggagttgttcagtaatctctaatagacttgcttatgtggtttctgaccatGTACAACACTATTATCTACACAAATGGGCAAAAGTACATTGGCacagtagtagcagccaccttaaattctgtccATTTCATTTGATAAACTACTGATTTAGCAATGCTGAATTGCATTGTTTGGGTTGTTAAGCAGAAGCATCTATACACACCTGTCTTAGTCTTCAGCAGAAAGCGATGGACCATGGCCGAGTTACTGGTGACGTATGTCAGCGGGACGTGCCAAAGAAACCTTTAACATAATAATTAACATATTTAGCTAACTGAGATGCAAAACCAGGACTGCCCAGttacagatggctgtggcatcttTGGGCAACAAACACACAACCTCCTTATGACAGAGGGAGTGCTTAGGTGGTTGCGACACTCttagaatgaaaaaaataaaaataaaattagagGGTATAACAATCTCTGTTATATTCACCCAGAGGTCTTGGAGGGATCGCCGCCCTTCAAGTACCGCTCCTGACTTAGGCGCACTTCACGACCTTTGACTTCCACTGTGATAAGGGGAAAGCCTTCCTGCAGTGTCCACGTCTCCATAATCACCTTAACGTCCAGCTCGTCCTCCAAGTGCTGCTTCTGGCAGAagatattaaataaattcaataaattaGTACATCACTTTACATAATAATATACTCCTCGTGAAGATACCTTGCATATCAGATTGCCTTTGATCATTAAGATTATTTTTTAGATAAGATAGCAGCTTAGGAAGCTATGTTACAACATCATAATGATTGAGCAATCCTATGACCACAGTTTACGCACATGCTGCTTACAGACTTTCTAGACAATGATCTGAATTTCTACCAATGGCAAAAGCTACAAATAGCACAGGCCACCAAAGGTACAGGCTACTGACAGCACAGGCAAACAACAAGTGCACTTACAGTGGTCAGACTTTCCCACAGGTGTGTGTTGACCGTGTTCTGGTAGCTGTATTTTTTCAGGTATCGG
This sequence is a window from Pygocentrus nattereri isolate fPygNat1 chromosome 20, fPygNat1.pri, whole genome shotgun sequence. Protein-coding genes within it:
- the LOC108434503 gene encoding endoplasmic reticulum aminopeptidase 1-like isoform X2, giving the protein MYLLALLVWVSTALAGVPHASREDEPSFPVATNGQPFPWNKMRLPQAVLPLHYDLLIHPNLTSLDFAGSVKIQVEAHEETNTIVLHSKDLNVTKAALLASSEGEGQIVKVLEYPAYHQIALVSDSTVLKKGRVYVIELDFVAKLSESFHGFYKSTYRTTEGEERVLASTQFEATSARAAFPCFDEPAFKANFSIRIRRESRHISISNMPKLRTVALPDGLFEDQFDVTVKMSTYLVAFIVCDFLSISKNTEHGVKISVYTVPEKIDQAEFALDAAVRLLDFYDDYFDIPYPLPKQDLAAIPDFQSGAMENWGLTTYRETALLFDPHKSSASDKLGITMVIAHELAHQWFGNLVTMQWWNDLWLNEGFAKFMEFVSVNITNPELQVEDYFMGKCFEAMEVDCLGSSHPVSTPVENPAQIQEMFDDVSYDKGACILHMLREFLTPVHFKSGIVRYLKKYSYQNTVNTHLWESLTTQHLEDELDVKVIMETWTLQEGFPLITVEVKGREVRLSQERYLKGGDPSKTSGFLWHVPLTYVTSNSAMVHRFLLKTKTDVLYLPEEVDWVKFNVDMSGYYIVHYEGSGWDNLITLLKHNHTALSSNDRASLINNVFQLVSVGKLPLDKALDLTLYLSHETEIMPVTQGLSELVPLYKLMEKRDMEVLENQMKGYIVHLFHELIDGQAWTDDGSVSERMLRSYLLLFACVRGHPPCVSTATQLFNKWKESDGNMSLPNDISLAVFAVGARTEEGWDFMFEKYRESLYTSLKSRIKSALSISPLAHKLKWMMEQSLEGSVMKMQDLPYVVTSISRNPKGYKHAWDFLRANWHSLVKKFDLGSHSIAHMVTGVTSQYSTREMLEEIREFFRSLTAETGAELRCIQQALENVEENIRWMDKNLPLLQAWLDKNHPEPAQLDDQFKHTEL
- the LOC108434503 gene encoding endoplasmic reticulum aminopeptidase 1-like isoform X1 translates to MYLLALLVWVSTALAGVPHASREDEPSFPVATNGQPFPWNKMRLPQAVLPLHYDLLIHPNLTSLDFAGSVKIQVEAHEETNTIVLHSKDLNVTKAALLASSEGEGQIVKVLEYPAYHQIALVSDSTVLKKGRVYVIELDFVAKLSESFHGFYKSTYRTTEGEERVLASTQFEATSARAAFPCFDEPAFKANFSIRIRRESRHISISNMPKLRTVALPDGLFEDQFDVTVKMSTYLVAFIVCDFLSISKNTEHGVKISVYTVPEKIDQAEFALDAAVRLLDFYDDYFDIPYPLPKQDLAAIPDFQSGAMENWGLTTYRETALLFDPHKSSASDKLGITMVIAHELAHQWFGNLVTMQWWNDLWLNEGFAKFMEFVSVNITNPELQVEDYFMGKCFEAMEVDCLGSSHPVSTPVENPAQIQEMFDDVSYDKGACILHMLREFLTPVHFKSGIVRYLKKYSYQNTVNTHLWESLTTKQHLEDELDVKVIMETWTLQEGFPLITVEVKGREVRLSQERYLKGGDPSKTSGFLWHVPLTYVTSNSAMVHRFLLKTKTDVLYLPEEVDWVKFNVDMSGYYIVHYEGSGWDNLITLLKHNHTALSSNDRASLINNVFQLVSVGKLPLDKALDLTLYLSHETEIMPVTQGLSELVPLYKLMEKRDMEVLENQMKGYIVHLFHELIDGQAWTDDGSVSERMLRSYLLLFACVRGHPPCVSTATQLFNKWKESDGNMSLPNDISLAVFAVGARTEEGWDFMFEKYRESLYTSLKSRIKSALSISPLAHKLKWMMEQSLEGSVMKMQDLPYVVTSISRNPKGYKHAWDFLRANWHSLVKKFDLGSHSIAHMVTGVTSQYSTREMLEEIREFFRSLTAETGAELRCIQQALENVEENIRWMDKNLPLLQAWLDKNHPEPAQLDDQFKHTEL